One window from the genome of Rufibacter tibetensis encodes:
- a CDS encoding pyridoxine 5'-phosphate synthase, which translates to MTKLSVNINKIATLRNARGGNRPNVVQTALDCERFGAQGITVHPRPDERHIRFQDVYDLKEVVTTEFNIEGNPTPDFIKLVLAVKPEQVTLVPDAPDAITSNAGWDTLKHKDFLIDVIGQFKAEGIRTSIFVDPINQQVEGAALTGTDRIELYTEAYAHDYLTNREAAVKPYAEAARVAQQCNLGLNAGHDLDLGNLRYLKEQLPNLAEVSIGHALICDALYYGLENTIQLYLRQLNF; encoded by the coding sequence ATGACGAAGCTGAGCGTAAATATAAATAAAATAGCCACGTTACGGAACGCACGCGGCGGCAACCGGCCAAATGTAGTGCAAACGGCACTGGACTGCGAGCGGTTTGGGGCGCAAGGCATCACTGTGCACCCACGGCCCGATGAGCGGCACATCCGGTTTCAGGATGTATACGACCTGAAAGAAGTAGTGACCACTGAGTTCAACATTGAAGGCAACCCTACCCCTGATTTCATCAAGCTAGTTCTTGCGGTAAAGCCTGAACAGGTAACGTTGGTACCCGATGCCCCCGATGCCATTACCTCCAACGCGGGCTGGGACACCCTCAAACACAAAGATTTCCTCATAGACGTCATTGGTCAGTTCAAAGCCGAAGGCATCAGGACCTCCATCTTCGTGGACCCTATCAACCAACAGGTAGAGGGCGCGGCGCTCACTGGTACAGACCGCATTGAGTTGTATACGGAAGCGTATGCCCATGACTACCTCACCAACCGTGAAGCTGCCGTAAAGCCTTATGCTGAGGCAGCTCGGGTAGCCCAGCAGTGCAACTTAGGTTTGAACGCAGGCCATGACTTAGACTTGGGCAACCTGCGGTATCTGAAAGAACAACTGCCAAACCTAGCGGAGGTTTCTATTGGCCACGCTCTTATTTGTGATGCTTTATACTATGGTTTGGAAAACACTATCCAGCTGTACCTGCGCCAACTGAATTTCTAA
- a CDS encoding alpha/beta fold hydrolase — protein sequence MELNYKLLGEGQPLLILHGLFGTLDNWQTLGREFSKTFQVYLIDLRNHGRSPHSQEFSYQLMTDDLLEFIEQHQLQNPMIIGHSMGGKVAMNFALQNPDKLSKLLVADIAPKAYPPHHDDIIAGFRSIDLNAIQNRQEADDQLAQKVDDVGTRMFLLKNLYRKDDNSFGWRLNLDSIEQNLDQILGNIESETPFTKPTLFLRGGNSRYIKPEQDIAQIQGLFPAAKIETIENAGHWLHAEQPQEFYRLTMQFLQG from the coding sequence ATGGAATTAAATTATAAACTTTTAGGCGAAGGCCAACCATTACTCATTTTACATGGCCTCTTCGGCACCTTAGATAACTGGCAGACGCTGGGCCGGGAGTTCTCCAAAACGTTTCAGGTATATCTCATTGACCTCCGCAACCACGGGCGCTCCCCGCACTCGCAGGAATTCAGTTACCAACTCATGACCGATGACCTGCTGGAGTTCATTGAGCAGCACCAACTGCAAAACCCCATGATCATTGGGCACTCTATGGGTGGTAAGGTAGCCATGAACTTCGCCCTGCAAAACCCGGACAAGCTATCTAAATTATTGGTTGCTGATATTGCCCCCAAAGCCTATCCGCCACACCATGATGACATCATTGCCGGTTTCCGGTCTATTGATTTAAATGCCATCCAGAACCGTCAGGAAGCCGATGATCAGTTGGCGCAGAAGGTAGATGATGTAGGGACCCGCATGTTTCTGCTGAAGAACTTGTACCGGAAAGATGATAACAGTTTCGGCTGGCGCCTGAACTTGGATTCCATTGAGCAGAATCTAGACCAGATACTGGGCAACATTGAGTCTGAAACGCCTTTTACCAAGCCCACGCTTTTTCTACGCGGAGGTAATTCCCGCTACATTAAACCAGAGCAGGACATAGCACAGATACAGGGTTTGTTTCCGGCGGCTAAAATAGAAACTATTGAAAATGCAGGGCACTGGCTGCACGCCGAGCAACCGCAGGAGTTCTACCGTTTAACCATGCAATTCCTGCAGGGCTAG
- a CDS encoding SAM-dependent methyltransferase, translated as MSTPAKGTLFLIPTVLAEDTAAEVICRQVAEVTGHLKYFLVENARTARRYIKSIAPSQTIEELQITVIDKNSSDAELTAALKPLLAGQDAGVISEAGCPGVADPGAELARLAHQNGVKVVPLVGPSAILMGLMASGFNGQSFAFHGYLPIEKRDRILALKALEKEMVQKDQTQIFMETPYRNRQMVDDLLQNLSKDTKLCIAANITGPNEFIKTLRIADWKGKVPDLHKQPAVFLIYRR; from the coding sequence ATGAGTACTCCCGCCAAAGGCACTCTTTTCCTTATTCCTACAGTGTTAGCCGAAGACACAGCGGCAGAGGTTATCTGCCGGCAGGTGGCAGAGGTGACAGGCCACTTGAAGTACTTTTTAGTAGAGAATGCCCGTACTGCCCGCCGATACATCAAGTCTATTGCGCCTTCCCAAACCATAGAAGAACTGCAGATAACCGTCATAGACAAGAATTCTTCTGATGCAGAATTAACAGCCGCTTTGAAACCATTGTTGGCTGGGCAAGACGCTGGAGTAATTTCTGAGGCTGGCTGCCCTGGAGTAGCGGACCCGGGAGCAGAACTGGCGCGGTTGGCCCACCAAAACGGCGTAAAGGTAGTCCCCCTGGTAGGTCCTTCGGCTATTTTGATGGGATTGATGGCTTCGGGCTTTAATGGGCAATCTTTTGCGTTTCACGGATACCTTCCCATTGAGAAACGGGACCGGATCTTGGCTCTGAAAGCTTTGGAGAAGGAAATGGTGCAGAAAGACCAGACGCAGATTTTCATGGAAACTCCTTACCGCAACAGGCAGATGGTGGATGACCTACTTCAAAATCTAAGCAAAGACACGAAGCTCTGTATTGCGGCTAATATCACCGGCCCAAACGAATTCATTAAAACCCTGCGCATTGCTGACTGGAAAGGCAAGGTGCCAGATCTACACAAACAACCAGCCGTTTTCTTAATCTACCGCAGATAA
- a CDS encoding murein hydrolase activator EnvC family protein yields the protein MNVNRAGLLYLFLFFFLIGLTSAEAQQKKTTRTSSKASTRKKAPVKSKAQLEREKNANLKRIQEANRILAQTAQKKQASLGQLNVIKEKITVQTGVIKNISSEISYLNRDLRTTEEKVADAQTDLQRLKKEYARLIYAASKTANSYNKLMFLFASDSFNQMMRRMRYLRQYTEARKTQAAAIENVQKNLNQQLNTLTSQKQQKRSLLSVQLNENKNLLSMHDQQDQVIQQLSKQEQALKQEVEQRQKAVQQLERLIANIVREEIARAARAAEAAARAKAAREAAAARAAAAAAGRPAPEPAAERPAATRSDRVTLTPEAAVLSNNFAGNRGRFAWPVERGFISQRFGRQAHPVLRGVVVENRGIDIQTGANERVRAIFGGKVLAVQTIPGMNNIVMVQHGEYFTVYAKLRTVSVTEGQEISTKQTIGTVYTDAEGTSELQFQIWKNQTNLNPQGWLMPK from the coding sequence ATGAACGTAAATAGGGCGGGGCTTCTTTATCTTTTTTTATTCTTTTTCTTGATTGGGTTGACTTCTGCAGAGGCGCAGCAGAAGAAAACTACCCGTACTTCTTCCAAGGCGTCTACCAGAAAAAAAGCTCCTGTTAAGAGTAAAGCGCAGCTTGAGCGCGAAAAAAATGCCAACCTGAAGCGCATTCAGGAGGCAAACCGAATTCTGGCGCAAACTGCTCAAAAAAAACAGGCTTCTTTGGGGCAGCTTAACGTGATTAAAGAGAAAATCACAGTACAGACCGGAGTCATAAAAAACATTTCTTCTGAGATTTCTTACCTCAACCGCGACCTACGCACAACTGAGGAAAAAGTAGCCGATGCACAAACTGATCTGCAACGGCTAAAGAAAGAATACGCCCGGCTCATCTACGCCGCGTCTAAAACGGCCAACAGCTACAACAAACTCATGTTCCTGTTTGCCTCTGACTCTTTCAACCAGATGATGCGGCGCATGCGCTACCTGCGCCAGTACACTGAAGCACGCAAGACTCAGGCGGCTGCCATTGAGAATGTGCAGAAGAATCTAAACCAGCAGCTTAACACGCTGACCTCCCAGAAACAGCAGAAAAGAAGCCTGCTAAGTGTGCAGTTAAACGAAAACAAGAACCTGCTCTCTATGCATGACCAGCAGGACCAGGTGATTCAGCAACTGAGCAAACAGGAGCAAGCCTTAAAACAAGAGGTAGAACAGCGTCAGAAAGCAGTACAGCAGTTAGAGAGGCTGATTGCCAATATTGTGCGGGAGGAAATTGCCCGGGCTGCTCGTGCCGCCGAAGCTGCTGCCAGAGCCAAAGCCGCCCGTGAGGCTGCCGCTGCCAGAGCCGCCGCCGCTGCCGCCGGAAGACCCGCCCCTGAGCCTGCCGCCGAAAGGCCTGCCGCTACCCGCAGCGACCGGGTAACGCTAACCCCAGAGGCTGCCGTCTTATCCAACAACTTTGCCGGAAACAGAGGCCGCTTTGCCTGGCCTGTAGAGCGCGGCTTTATCTCCCAACGCTTCGGCCGGCAGGCTCACCCGGTATTGAGAGGAGTTGTAGTGGAAAACCGCGGAATTGATATCCAGACCGGAGCCAATGAGCGGGTGAGAGCCATTTTTGGAGGAAAGGTATTGGCGGTACAGACTATCCCGGGGATGAACAACATTGTGATGGTGCAGCATGGTGAGTATTTCACCGTCTACGCCAAACTCCGGACCGTAAGCGTAACTGAAGGCCAGGAAATCAGCACGAAACAAACCATCGGGACTGTGTATACCGATGCCGAGGGAACCTCTGAACTCCAGTTCCAGATATGGAAAAACCAAACCAACCTGAACCCACAAGGCTGGCTGATGCCAAAATAA
- a CDS encoding DUF4292 domain-containing protein, with product MNKNNFLYTLGLSLLVLVGCQKKVTPSASGAIAPETMNKVSVVNTDYTYFSAKGKVQSENSKMSANLTLRMKKNEVIWASLQAFGFEAARLKVTPDSVYIVNKLKDEYLVGSYEVLRQRYNVDVDFKTLQDILIGNFVASTSNGEKLEQDGPNQHLRTKRGNLQIDQYVDTTRYKLKRTEVRNLQNKDYMSVDYKDFEDVNGKPFAMALLLSIQQPEGNASKTNVVAVKHRQVSTAETSLDFPFSVPSNYERK from the coding sequence ATGAATAAAAATAATTTTCTGTACACCTTGGGGTTGAGTTTGCTGGTGCTGGTTGGGTGCCAGAAGAAGGTAACTCCAAGTGCCTCTGGCGCGATAGCTCCAGAAACAATGAACAAAGTAAGTGTAGTCAATACAGATTATACCTACTTCTCAGCTAAAGGAAAAGTACAGAGTGAGAATAGTAAGATGAGCGCCAATCTCACGCTGCGCATGAAGAAAAACGAAGTTATTTGGGCCTCTTTGCAGGCCTTCGGGTTTGAGGCTGCCCGCTTGAAAGTCACTCCAGACTCAGTGTACATTGTAAATAAACTCAAAGATGAATACTTGGTAGGATCTTATGAGGTTTTGCGGCAACGGTATAACGTAGATGTAGACTTTAAAACCTTACAAGACATCCTCATCGGGAATTTTGTGGCCAGTACTTCTAATGGAGAGAAACTGGAGCAAGATGGTCCTAACCAACATTTGCGTACCAAGCGGGGCAATTTGCAAATTGACCAGTATGTGGATACCACGCGCTATAAATTAAAACGCACCGAGGTGCGGAACCTACAGAACAAAGATTACATGTCTGTAGATTACAAGGATTTTGAGGACGTGAATGGCAAACCTTTTGCCATGGCGTTGCTGCTTTCTATCCAGCAGCCAGAAGGAAACGCTTCCAAAACAAATGTAGTAGCGGTAAAACACCGGCAGGTTTCTACCGCTGAAACTTCCCTGGATTTTCCTTTTTCAGTACCTTCGAACTATGAACGTAAATAG
- a CDS encoding tetratricopeptide repeat protein, producing MLKRGLTIVAALCGLAVAGEQSYAQSERKKEKNAVTHTTGAPSLSLSPQEQQLSESYFLEGMKFFLLEEYNKALDRFQRAYAISPNNAAVNYKLAETSLLLGNVRGALPFSKAALELNPKNQYYHLLLAQIYTNQQEYDDAIKTYARLTQELPNTEQYLFNLTDLYLAKNRLDDALRTLGQIEEKYGLIEEISFKKQQIYLKQNNLSKALQEGDNLIASKPEEVRYLLAQAEILAANKKIVDAIKMAEKALQVAPDNAYGRLMLADLLQQQGKTTEADAQLELAFGNPTLDIDSKVKILVDYIKRLPNDKVAAQAIKLADLTTAAHPREAKAFAVAGDIYVNANKKLPARDNYLKAVALDPGHYKIWQQIVLLDGEMNQNDSLINHSERALEFFPNQPMFWFYNGTAHLINKNYPKAIKSLEYGKRLAGNNKDLQLQFNLQLGDAYHSSEQFTLSDQAYEAVLALDPGNPHALNNYSYFLSIRGQNLTKAKAMASALVAQFPDNATYLDTYAWVLYKMKEYPEAKRLLEKAVANSSDATIIEHYGDVLYQLGQRDLALKQWVRANQVGGASEGISKKIKDKKLYE from the coding sequence ATGTTGAAAAGAGGACTCACGATAGTGGCCGCTTTGTGCGGGTTGGCAGTGGCGGGAGAACAAAGCTATGCCCAGTCTGAGCGCAAGAAAGAGAAGAATGCGGTTACCCACACAACGGGTGCCCCTTCTCTGAGCTTAAGCCCGCAGGAGCAGCAGCTAAGTGAGTCCTATTTTCTTGAGGGCATGAAGTTCTTCCTGCTGGAAGAATATAATAAAGCCCTGGACCGTTTTCAGCGGGCGTATGCCATAAGCCCCAATAATGCTGCGGTCAATTACAAGTTAGCAGAAACCAGTTTGCTTCTGGGCAATGTGAGAGGCGCCCTGCCTTTCTCCAAAGCTGCCCTGGAACTGAACCCTAAGAACCAATATTACCATCTGTTACTGGCCCAAATCTATACAAACCAGCAGGAGTATGATGATGCTATCAAAACCTACGCTCGGCTTACCCAAGAGCTCCCTAATACTGAACAATACCTCTTCAATTTGACGGACTTGTATCTGGCCAAGAACCGGCTGGATGATGCTTTGCGCACCTTGGGGCAAATTGAAGAGAAATACGGCTTAATTGAGGAAATCTCCTTTAAAAAGCAGCAAATCTACCTGAAGCAGAATAACCTGTCCAAAGCCCTGCAGGAAGGTGACAATTTAATCGCCTCTAAACCTGAGGAAGTTCGCTATTTATTGGCGCAAGCCGAGATACTGGCCGCAAACAAGAAGATTGTTGATGCCATCAAAATGGCCGAAAAGGCTTTACAAGTAGCTCCAGACAATGCCTACGGCCGCCTGATGTTAGCAGACCTGCTGCAGCAACAGGGCAAAACCACTGAGGCAGATGCTCAGTTGGAGCTGGCGTTCGGTAATCCTACTCTGGACATTGACTCTAAAGTAAAAATCTTAGTAGATTACATTAAGCGGTTACCTAACGACAAAGTAGCCGCTCAGGCAATCAAATTGGCTGATCTTACCACCGCCGCCCATCCGCGCGAAGCCAAAGCTTTTGCTGTGGCCGGTGATATCTATGTAAACGCTAACAAGAAATTACCTGCCCGAGACAATTACCTGAAAGCGGTTGCTTTAGACCCCGGTCATTATAAAATTTGGCAGCAGATTGTATTGCTGGACGGGGAGATGAATCAGAATGATTCACTTATCAACCATTCTGAGCGGGCACTGGAGTTCTTTCCTAACCAGCCTATGTTCTGGTTTTACAATGGTACGGCGCACTTAATCAACAAAAACTATCCCAAAGCCATCAAGTCATTGGAGTATGGCAAGCGGCTGGCTGGAAACAACAAAGACCTGCAACTACAGTTCAACCTGCAGTTAGGCGATGCCTACCATTCTTCAGAGCAGTTCACCCTGTCAGACCAAGCGTATGAGGCGGTTCTGGCACTTGATCCGGGTAATCCGCATGCGCTGAACAACTACAGCTACTTTCTATCCATACGCGGCCAGAATCTGACAAAAGCCAAAGCCATGGCCAGTGCGCTAGTGGCGCAGTTTCCTGACAACGCTACTTATCTGGATACCTATGCGTGGGTGTTATATAAAATGAAGGAGTACCCAGAAGCAAAGCGGCTGTTGGAAAAAGCGGTGGCGAATTCTTCAGATGCTACTATCATAGAACACTACGGTGATGTGCTCTACCAATTAGGTCAGCGTGATCTGGCGCTGAAACAATGGGTACGGGCAAACCAAGTGGGTGGTGCCTCAGAAGGCATCAGCAAAAAGATCAAAGACAAAAAACTGTATGAATAA